In a genomic window of Gadus macrocephalus chromosome 9, ASM3116895v1:
- the commd4 gene encoding COMM domain-containing protein 4, translating into MRFRFCGDLDCPDWVLAEISTLAKISSVKMKLLCAQVLKDLLEEGIDYEKVSKLTADAKFESGDIKASVAVLSFILSSAAKHNVESESLSSELQQLGLPKEHTSGLCKSYEDKHSALQDKLREKSLRLSRLNSVSWRVDCILSSSELKEVNEPTVHLKLQAQGAESGSAETTVVSVSAEKFRVLLTELKQAQAMMNALQ; encoded by the exons ATG cGATTTCGTTTCTGTGGCGATTTGGATTGCCCGGACTGGGTTCTTGCGGAGATCAGCACGTTGGCGAAAATT TCAAGTGTAAAGATGAAACTCCTCTGTGCTCAAGTACTGAAAGATCTGCTTGAAGAGGGCATTgat TATGAAAAGGTTTCAAAGCTCACTGCAGATGCAAAGTTTG AGAGTGGGGACATCAAAGCCAGCGTTGCAGTGCTCAGCTTCATTCTATCCAGTGCAGCAAAACACAACGTTGAGAGTGAAAGTCTATCAAGTGAACTCCAGCAACTAGGCCTGCCAAAAG AGCACACATCAGGCCTTTGTAAATCCTATGAAGACAAGCACAGTGCACTGCAGGACAAACTACGTGAGAAGAGCCTTAGAT TGAGCCGACTGAACTCCGTGTCCTGGCGGGTGGACTGCATACTCAGCTCCAGTGAGCTGAAGGAGGTCAACGAGCCAACTGTGCATCTCAAACTGCAGGCGCAGGGAGCAGAGTCCGGCTCTGCAGAGACCACTGTTGTGTCGGTTTCTGCTGAGAAGTTCAGGGTCTTGCTTacag AGCTAAAACAAGCACAAGCTATGATGAATGCACTACAATGA